GATTTAATTAATTTAGCCATTACTTGCTACAActtcacatttcatttttaagcTTCTAGgctttcttcacagcagtgttcCCAAAAGATCACCATGCCTCATCCTAACCTGTAATCCCTAACCCCTACCTGCCCTCCCCACCAAATTCAGTTCCTTCAACCTTTCAGGCGTTATTATTCAACTAGGTGATTTTTACTTTCACTGCTTCTTTCGAGCATGCTTGGTGGTATAAGATTGTgtcaaataaagcaaaacaaggccattttatataaaatagatatggTCTTACTGgacaaaaaggaggaaaaagagtttCTGAAAAAGTCATGTCTTCAGTGCACTCTGGGACCACGGAACTGGGGGCCTGCCTTCCATGGTTCTAGCAGAATGTACCCTGAAAGGAGCAGGAGAAGACCACAGCCCACATGCAGAAGACAAGACAAAcgagtttttatttattcaagagTAAATTTCCAGGTGTAGAAAGAGGCCACAAGttaatgttgttaaaaaaaaaattaaacatctgCTAACCAAGTGCTGCATTTAATGAAACCAcctaagacagaaaaagagacatGAGACAACCACTGAGAACCAGCCACCCGGAGCTCAGTTTCTGCTACAGAGCACCTCCTCTTCAACGAATCACTGGATACCATTGGAGAGCAAGTCACTGTTGTTGAAGCAGCAGAGCTGGAGGTGCTGTCAAGAGTCTCAGCAGACTCATTGGCCAGATGCACCGAACTCAATGAGGCACTTAGAGATGAGAAACCTGTGGATGTAATGTCCCAGCTCAGTGGAAGTGGTTTGGAACCTTTCCTCCACTGTCAGGGCAATAACCCTAGGGCAAGTTATCAGACATTCCTAAGCAACCTCCTTCAGGTCCTGTCTGGCTGGACCTTCCTTACTCCGACAGAAAAAAACCAATGAAGACAGTTAAATCAATCTCTACAGTCtcactctctcttctttccttcaaccttttttttttttaacaaaggatattacaaaggcaACAGTTCTGAGCTCTCAGGAAATAGGGTCTCAGATGCTTTTAGAGGTTGAGAGGCATAAAACAGCAGTCTTGAAATTCCTTTTATCTTATGGCACTGATTTAGTTTCAGTCTGATTTCTCCTCCACTTTCTTCCCTCCACCCATGCCCTCTCACCCCCAGATAGACTTACGATCTGTACTGGGATTTCCCAGCAGAAGAGACTTTGGTTTTTGTCATCCTGAAGTTGCCACTCCACCACCAGTTTTatctggagaaagagaaaaataattgagaaaaatgaaaataggacCTGACTTCTATCCATAATTGGTTTAACTATGAATCCTAGATGTACAGTAGCAAACTTCCTAACTCctcatactttttttcttaaatcatgaGGGCTGCTTAGCATGTGGGCACAGCTTACAGCCTTAAGAGAGTGAACAAAGTTATACTTGTGATTTGATGCTAGCAGCACCACATACTAACTTGGTTAATTTATCAAATGTAATTTCTAAAGCATTCTCTTCTCTCTTAGATCAATGGCATATAAATGAAGTGATACGGTTTGGTTATTTGTCCCTTTGAAATTTCATGTTGAcatgtgacctccaatgttggaggtgggcctggtgggaagtaTTGGATCATGGAGGAAGATCCCTCATGAACGGCTTAGCACcgtccccttggtgatgagtgagttctcactgacttcacatgagatctggctgtttaaaagagtctggggcctcccccttctctttcttgctttagTGCTGGCCATGTGACACgctggctcccctttgccttctgtcctAACagtaagcttcctgaagcctcaccagaagcaggtgGTGGCACTATGCTTCAGGTACAGCTTGCTGAACCGTGAGCTGATCAAACCTCTTTTCaagttacccagtcttaggtattcctttacaaCAAggcaaatggactaacacatgaAGGCTTACATGAATAATTTCACATTTAAGCAATTTCTCATGTATTTGGCAATCTGATCCAGCTTTTTCCCAATGTAACCATGAAGAGCAGagagtaaaaaaaatttagattcttAGGTATAAGGAAACGTTCTTGTTAGCTAGAAATGGAAATGTCAAAGCACAAAAGATGGCCTAGAGAAGTCTGTAGCTGTATGAATAATTTCAAGGATGACAACCTTTTGTAGCAATATACTTTCAGTTAACGCCCTTAAACTGCTTTCTAATAATGTACTTCATCAGAAATCCCTGCCTTGACTTGTTACACTCATATCACGTGAGTGGTCCCTTCCAATTCTTGATAACTCACTGACACTCTGCAGGTCCTTTCTTATGTGGACATTAGCTTACTTGTCACTAGTTACTACCTCTCTTTTGTACTCTAATGTTTCTTCACAATGGAACATGTGAGTGGCACTGATATTCAGGTTCTTGAAACTTGCCTTGTGAGTTTTTCCAGACTAGTATACATTAACTACTGCTTCATTTAGTGCTTAAGCAGTTTGagctatttttcaaattaaatgtaACTCATTTAACAGACAATAACTACCATACATTAAGTACCTACTACGTATCAGGCTCTGACTAGTCACTGCATACGTAACTGAGGTTCAGACATGCCCATGGTTATGTGGATATTCATCTACTAATCTGTCCCTGACCTCTAAGGTCTCCAACAGCCCTTAAGCACAGACATCCTATATTTGAGTCTCTTTAGAATGTTCTTTAATTACTTACCTTTCCTAGAAAATAAATGGCCAGATATTGCTCCTGAGTTCTACTTGATTTCAAGAAATGCGGCTCTTTTTCTTCATGGAAAAAGGCCATCCCTCTATTTCCTCCATTCTTATCAAGATACATATCTTTAATACAGGTCCACTGCAGCAGGATCTACCTTATGAGTGCTTGGTAGAAAAAGAGGTAGGTGCAGCAGGGATGGGTCAGAGGTGAAGGTGGGGATTGGAGGGCAGAAAGAAGGCTGGAAAAAGCTACCTCTCTGCCATGGAGCTAACAAACTACTGCTCTCTTGTTTTGTTAAGAGATTAATGGAGAAACCAGGATTTTCTGATGACAATGTTAAGACAACTTGGATCTTTAATTATTTGGTACCTGGCTAAAATCTTTTAACATTGCACAGGCTTTGGAGTTATAAGACCCAGCTCAAAACCTGGGCTCCACTGCTTCTTAGTGGAGTGGACTCTGTTCATATTGCATAACTTCAGAGGCTcaaatttcttcagctgtaaaatagagataatatcaCCTCTACATAGGATGGTCATGAGATCCAAGTGaaatattgtatataaaaatggCATCAGCCGTTGCTGTGCAGAGCCGAAGCAGGAGCCgcagctgggaggagggaggagggaggagggaggagggaggaggaggtggaggaggtgccAGACTGGGGGAATCATCAGTATTTAAACAGACCACATCACGGGTGAGCTAGTGGTCCTTGGTTCAGGAGGTGTTGGGCAGTCTGCTCTGATGGTTCAGTTTGTTCAGggaatttttgttgaaaaatatgaCCCAACGATAGAAGATTCCTACAGAAAGCAAGTTGAAGTCAACTGCCAACAGTGTATGCTTAAAATCCTAGATACTGCAGGCACAGGGCAATTTACAGCAATGAGGGATTTGTATATGAAGAATGGCCAAGGTTTTGCACTAGTATATTCAGTCCACGTTTGACTTACAGGACCTGAGGGAACAGATTTTACTGGTTAAGGACACAGAAGATGTTCCAATGATTTTGGTTGGCAATAAATGTGACCTGGAAGATGAGTGAGTAGTTGGCAAAGAACAGGGCCAGAATTTAGCATGACAGTGATGGAACTGTGCCATTTTAGAATAATCTGCAAAGTCAAAGGTCaatgttaatgaaatattttatgacCTGGTCagacagataaatagaaaaacaccAGTGGAAAAGAAACAGCCTAAAAAGAAATCATGTCTGCTGCTCTAGGCCCATAGTCAGCAGCAGCTCTGAGCTAGGTTACAGGAATGAAGAACTATTGCCTAATTGGAAAGTGCCAGCATTCcagacttcaaaaaataaatttgaagaggCTTCTCCTGTTTTATACATTATGTGAAGAATTTAGATCTTATATTGGTTTGTATAAGTTCCCTGGAGAAAAAAAACTGCTCTGTGTATATCTCTTGGAAAATAAGACATAACAGATGTGAAAATATACTTGACTCTAATATGATTATACAAAAGAGCATGGATGCATTTCAAATGTTAGATATTGCTACTATAATCAAATGATTTCATATTGACCTTTTTATCATGATTCCTCCCTATCAAGCACTAAAAAGTTGAACCATCATACTTTATATCTGTAATGATATTGATATTGCAGTAGATAACTTTTTTGAATCAATtacctcattttatattttaaaaattatggaatatCCTCTGTCATTATATTCTAATTGAAATTGTGCATAATGCTTTGGAAAAATGGGtcttttataggaaaaaaactgGGGTAACTGATTTCTACGACTTTCAAAgctaaaatatacaatatactaAACCAACTCTAATATTGCTTCTTGTGTTTTACTGTCAGATTAAATTACAGTTCTTATGTATGATTAAATTTtagtatattaaaaaacaaatggcaTCATTAGGCCCAGGCTAACCATCAGGTCATAGTGAAAGAatgaagagacacagagaaaaagaccTGCCCTACCTCCTGATGCCTAACACCGCACCTATCTCCTTTCCCTCGGGCTTCTTCTTCATCATAGAGATAAGGGGCCCTTTACCCCCATCTCTGCTTCTTGCCCACTGCCCTCAGAACTCTAATCCAGTCCCAAGGCCTCCCGTGTCCTCAATAATGGTATCACTTACAGAGGGATATTCGCTTTTCACTGGTAGTTTATTCAGGTAGCTATAGGTCTTGTCTTTTTGGATAGGGCAGTTAATTCCACTCTTACAACCATCAGGCTCAGGAATGGGAAAGGGAACTGGGACGCCCATCAGGATGCCATGCACCACGGCCTTGCTGCTTTTAGACTGAAtatctaagagaaaaaaagagaatcagaTGGCAAAGAAAATAACCTATTTTCAAACTCTAAatcaaaaattcagaaataatccCAAGCAACAGCATTCCTAGGGTCTATTTCTCTTGATAGTGGTGCTTGGTACTAGCACAGTGCAAGCATTCACTCCAAACAcaattatgcaaaaaaaaaaaaaaaaaaaaaaacaatcagcaGAAGTTTTCTTTGCTCTTAACCTTGCTCTTCATGGCCCTTCACAGTTTCTTAGGAGAATCAGAGATACCTGGATAAACAACCTTATCTAACAAGGCAACTGATTTTTGGCAGTAAACTTTCTGTTTGCTATTTATATCAGCTTCTGTCCAAGTATATTGTGTGTCTTAAATGTCATGGTCTGTAACAACAGTGAAAGAGGTAACCCTTTAGCAGGGTAAGATTAGGCTGGATCACagtagctcccacctgtaatcccagcactttgggaggctgaggcgggtggatcatctgaggtcaggagtttgagaccagcctggccaacatggaaaaaccctgtctctactaaaactacaaaaattagccgggcgtggtggcgcatgcctgtcatctcagctactcaagaggctgaggcgggagaatcgcttgagcccaggaggcggaggttgcagtgtgctgagattgcgccactgcactccagcctgggtgacagagcgagactctgtcacaaaaaaaaaaaaaaaaaaaaaaaaaaaaaagaaattgggtaAGATTAGAAAGACATGCAATTCTTTATAAACTTTACCCTCCACATCACAAGATGGCCAGGAGGAATAAAGGTATTAAAAAATGAGGGCAATCAGACTTATGAGTTATTAGGGTATTTTGGAGACCCAGAaaattggttctgtttctttccttctgtctggGTTGGGGATGACTTGttcagaaggcttttttttttggtttggaacAATAGAGAGGCCAGGGTATAGTCCAGAGAGGAAACAGGGAGCTAGTACTTAGAGCTGTCTTTAGGCTTATGAACAAAAGATGACAGGAACTTTGAGGTTTCTTATTAGACTGTCTAGTCTAGTTTCACAGgacagaaaatgaggaaaagattcAAGGAACATGCCCTGCTTAGTAATAAAAGATTTTACATTTGTCTAGATTCTTAAAAATCTCAAAGTGATGTGGTACAAGAAAGCAAAAAGTTCCAATGATATTTCTTGAATATTGGAGAAGAAAGCTCAGATTTCTTGGCTATTTCTTGGGTCCCCAGTGGGTTCCCTAAATCTTAAGGAGGCTGTTAAGTATTAGTTGCACCTTTATTTTCAGGTGGGATGTAGACTTAATAGCTGAAAGGCATTActgcttaaaacaacattttggAGGAGTTCCAAAGCTTAAAGAATTGGGGTCCATACTAATACTCTGCAGTCTGTAGCTAAACAGAGCTGACATTCCCATCATAGCCTACTATGCAATATGGGTCAAGACAGAAAAGCCAAGCTGTCTTCTCTAACCTGTGAACACATGGACATCTCCCTGTTTGCTTAAAGGGAGTCTGGGAGCCATGGACCCTGCATGAGAAGGGTGTCCAAGGGCACAGTGAACCCTAGCTTTGCATGAGGtgcaaaagaaatcataaaattcATGACTGCCAATTCCCCTCCCCTCCATTCCCATGCTTATTCCAACACTTGATATTTAGGTTATGCTGTAACATGAATTTGAGTTAAGAGCCACTTTTACGCACTGCTGGTGAAGGTGACATTGACGCTGTAAGACTGTCCTTTGCTCAGCTGGCAGGGTTGGGTGGGGCATGGGCTCACATTCACTTCCTTTATAACTCCATCCACAGAacctgcaaaagaaaaatgaattggaATAGGAGAATAGGAGGAGAAATAAGCCAGCTAGGCTGCCCACCACCTAATGGGAAGGTGCTCTGCTCTCCCATTTAGGGTCAACTCATTCTCCTCGGACTGTTTCCCAGGATGGAATCTTTAAGAATAATGCCCAATTAGAAGTCAGAATCTTGATTCATCTTGCTGCTAAAATCATAGCCTTTAATTCAGATGATAAAGAAGCTAGTTGGTTTTTTGATCAAGAGAAAGTTAATATTTGTCAAACTAAATAATATCAAGACCATATCCATAAATGATCATATTAAAGGAATTAAACTTCAATCAGAGAAATTCCAAACATTCCTAGAGTCTTATCTCGCATTCTTAATGGTAAGGGTCACAGTTTAAACTTAAACCTTGAAGACGTTTGCTTCAACCTTCCTTTGGATGAAAATATTcctattttccctttctttttctagcATATAGATTAGCATGTAAATCTGATGAAAGTTGTTCACTACAGGaacaactacattttttttttttttgagatggagtcttgctctgtcaccaggttggagtgcagtggcacagtctcagctcactgcaacctccaccccccgggttcaaaccattccctgcctcagcctcctgagtagctgggactacaggcgagtgccatcatgcccggctaagtttttgtattttagtagagacagggtttcactatgttggccaggatggtcttgatctcctgacctcgtggtctgcctgcctaggcctcccaaagtgctaggattacaggcgtgagtcattgcaccctccctgttttgtttttgtggtttttttttgttttttttttttgagacagggtctcactctgtcacccaggctagatgcaatggcacaatctcagctcactgcagcctcaaccgtcccaggctcaagtgatcctcctactccatcctcctgagtagctagaacaataggcatgcaccaccacacccggctaatttttgtgttttgtagagacagggtttcaccatgttgcccaggctggtctcaaactcctaggctcaagcaatttgcccaccttggcctcccaaagtcctgggattacaggcatgagccaccgcacctggccaaaaaccGCACTTTATGCGGAAACAGCTAGAAAGCAAATGTAGAGCCTGAAACTCCGCGGAGGAAGATCAGAAATGAATTACAACATCTTTCTACCTCAAGTTCTACATGAGCAAACACTGATTGAGGGAGTCTGCTATTATTGCTTGGAAAGTCTGCCAGATCCCAAAACAGACTGAACCTTTCTTGAATCTGGCTTCAAGAGTTTTTAGTTCCTGAATCATTCATTTTTAGACTCTATGGAAATTGTACCTTGACTAGCAAGAATGAAGGAAAGCAGAGGCATCTGAAGAAAACATCTCACAACAATGGTATTTATCATCCTTGTTTTAGGGGTTAGAAACCAGAAGAGCAAAGATTACTgagatttgtccaaggtcacattgCCTGGAAGGGGCAGATCGAAGACTCAATGGGTGGGCCTGACTTGGAAGCCCTTGTTACCGGAACCTGAAAGAAGCTTTAAATACGCAGCCATGTTGATGAATGGAAGGACACCCCAAGGAAATTTGCATCTGAGAACTACTTGAGGACTCTGGATGAAGGTCTGTCTCAAACTCAACTTTTCAGGTTTCTTAATTCAGCATCGCCTCTTTGCCCCTCACCATGATTCTCTTTCTATCGTAGAGGTTCAACCCCTATATCCTCTGTGATTTTCAGTGATGAAGTATCTTCTATCCAGATTTTGTACCCtttctcccaaactgctggtaaATCCTTTGCCCAGTATTTTGTCTTCCTGGAATCCCTTCTTTCTTTCACCCCAACTTGACTTCCTAGAGAAATAAGCAGCACTATTAAAGGTATAGGTAAAACGATGAAAAGTGTCAGAATATCAGTCTTGGCTTTTAAAATTAGGCTGATTcaagggtgggcatggtggctcatgcctataatcccagcactttgggaggccaaggcaggtggatcaagaggttaagagttcgagaccagcctgaccaacatggtgaaacctcgtctctaataaaaatacaaaaattagccaggtatggtggtgctcacctgtaatcccagctactcaggaggctgaggcaggagaatcgcttgaactggggaggcagaggttgcagtgagccgagattgcgccactgcactccagcctgggtgacagagcaagactctgtctcaaaaaataaaataaaataaaataagactgaTTCCAGAAGCCTACTCACTTCCGAGTAAGCAGACTATGGAATTTAAGAGGAACTACCACTTAACACTGAACAGAGGAGTGACCCTAAACAGAAAAACCACCTACCATCTCTGAACTAGGAATGACCCTTAAGAGAGGAACTACCTCCCACTTCTGAATTGGGAACTGCACCATTTTCACTGCACTTCTGCAGTTTCTTCAATGATTTAGTCCTGTTCTTTAAGGCCCACTTATGAGTCATGAAATATTTTGGCTCCAAAAACAACAGGAAGTACCTTAAATCTTGACTAAGGTTGTTAAGATCTGGATTTTTTCCAAGAATCAAGGGGATGAAGAGGAGTACAGAGGTTAAGGTCTTTATAGTTTCAGTACAAGCTTAGGGCACAAGTTAAGCTTAACTCCAAATAGCACTGACTCACACAGCCAAGATGGCAGAAGTGCCAGCTGCATTAAAGAAGAATACTGCTACCTGAGTCTGGGTTTCATTTCCTCTGAAATATTAACTTGGCCTAGGTCTATATAGCTGCTGGGAATGATACACTTGCAAATACTGCATATGTTAAAAACATAAGGATGAGACCTAAGAAGGTACTAGAAAGAGTCAGAAataggatttatccctgggaatcctcaaaacaaatacatatttttcaaaattaaaaaatttaagaaaagaaattggaTTCATCTGACTTGTCCAGGTTGTTTCTAAGTAGTTTCAAAAACTGATTTTAAGCACACATCTGCAATCTACAGATGTATACTCGATTTTGGGAACCTGCGTTCTtaaaataagtgtgtgtgtgtgtgtctgtgtgtgtatgtatgtattttaatctCAGTCTAACCAAGGACAAAAGTACTTGTATACAATAAATGCTTGACCAAAAAAGGTTTAAATAAAGCCTTTAAAAATCCCATTTCCTCCTGCCCCAGAGACTGGGCAGTTGAATGGGAGAGAATGCAGGTGAACTGCCTGATAACAGTGCCTGTAACAGGGTAAGTTAAGTTCTGCCATTCAGCCATCATTGCTGAGAGGCAGACTCTGGTGCCGGATGCCTGGGTTTGAAATCTCACTATCTCTGCTACTTACTGTATAGCCTCAAGGCAAGATACTTTACCTCTCTGGAGATAATGGTGTAGCTGAGCTAACACAAATACAGATCTTAGGTAAGTGTTTGGAACATAGTGatacatatatttactattattatcatatcTGGATTTAGTCCATGAGTTTAATCTAGAATAGCTGCTCCTGGGTAGGTTAGCAAGTTCCCTTCTGACACAAAAACTGGACCTCTCACCTCAAATATACTTTGTGGATAGAAATTATGTTTCTAGCCAATAGGATGGACTCTTTCTGTCTCAAAAGTGGAATGCATGAAGACAGAGGCAAACTGCAGGTTGAGAGTACATTATCTGCTATGCAGTCAGTCACCAGATTAGCTCAGTACTATAAAAGTATGATATGAACTCAGAAATCTAAGTAGATGTTCTTTGCTGCCTGTACCTACCCTTGGGTGGAACAGTCTCTTTAACTATCATCACACTGACCAACACTGCTCCAGCTAGGTCAGTAAATAGTACCTTGCAGTCCTTTATCCCTCAGCTTGCTTCTCCATCATTGCAAAGTTCTTAAACTGCACACACTCTTAAGCATCCAAAACAGTTTGAGAAACACTCTCTTCCACTCCAACCCATTTTTGGTGAATAGGGAAAAAAGAAATCCCGAACTTCAATCAACAATCTATTGAAAATCAGTGCTAATGTTAAGGCTTTCAATGTCCAGCTTCCACCTGCTTCTTTCAAGGCTGAGTCACATAATCTAGTAGGAAGTAAGTAAAGGGTAGTACTTATAGCTCTTTCATCCAGTTTTCTGATGACAAGAGGTTCTTAGACTTCCAGTGTCAATAGAACAAACTCCTCTGTTCTAACCAGCAAACATTACAAAATTAGTTTGCTTGGTCCACTTTCTCACTTGAGGAAATCCCACGCCAGGGAAGGTGGGTGTAGAGTGGAACACAAAAATCTTTGATGTGGGCACTGAAGTCTTTATATCATATTTCCCAAttcaaaagtaaattataaatctGTAACTGAAACCCTTCTTCCCTTTAAAAGCTTCTTCCCATAGGTGTACTCCTGCTTTTTCAAATAAGTAGAATAATTTCTGGatttatttcccttctttttttggaAACCCAAAGTGGCTCACAAAGACCCACGGTTTCCTACCACTTACTGGGTgtgagatcttgggcaagttactctaTGTGCTTcgctttcctcatctgtaagacagCTTGTGAGGATGg
This genomic stretch from Homo sapiens chromosome 14, GRCh38.p14 Primary Assembly harbors:
- the NPC2 gene encoding NPC intracellular cholesterol transporter 2 isoform 3 precursor (isoform 3 precursor is encoded by transcript variant 3); translation: MRFLAATFLLLALSTAAQAEPVQFKDCGSVDGVIKEVNVSPCPTQPCQLSKGQSYSVNVTFTSNIQSKSSKAVVHGILMGVPVPFPIPEPDGCKSGINCPIQKDKTYSYLNKLPVKSEYPSVSHL
- the NPC2 gene encoding NPC intracellular cholesterol transporter 2 isoform 2 precursor (isoform 2 precursor is encoded by transcript variant 2) gives rise to the protein MRFLAATFLLLALSTAAQAEPVQFKDCGSVDGVIKEVNVSPCPTQPCQLSKGQSYSVNVTFTSNIQSKSSKAVVHGILMGVPVPFPIPEPDGCKSGINCPIQKDKTYSYLNKLPVKSEYPSIKLVVEWQLQDDKNQSLFCWEIPVQIVSHL
- the NPC2 gene encoding NPC intracellular cholesterol transporter 2 isoform 1 precursor (isoform 1 precursor is encoded by transcript variant 1); this encodes MRFLAATFLLLALSTAAQAEPVQFKDCGSVDGVIKEVNVSPCPTQPCQLSKGQSYSVNVTFTSNIQSKSSKAVVHGILMGVPVPFPIPEPDGCKSGINCPIQKDKTYSYLNKLPVKSEYPSIKLVVEWQLQDDKNQSLFCWEIPVQIVSLSGGERAWVEGRKWRRNQTETKSVP